The following coding sequences lie in one Candidatus Binataceae bacterium genomic window:
- a CDS encoding LptA/OstA family protein, producing the protein MPGTAAESVGAPAALATPRAEMKTRAKTKIASKGQTPRPANAKGGQPSAALQTASKDTKADSKDAKANSQGDSQNGPFSSLQFSGNKGPIDIKSDSLDLDYKGNIVTFRGHVHATQADATLTSDSLTVFYGKDFHEVKEMVANNNVRMSQGTRWATGDHAVLDQAKHTVTLTGSPVVHDGEDQVTGSKITVHLDTGKSEVEGARAVFFPKDQKTRDNKTTVAKSP; encoded by the coding sequence ATGCCGGGCACGGCGGCCGAGAGCGTCGGCGCACCGGCGGCTCTCGCGACGCCCCGCGCAGAGATGAAAACCAGGGCGAAGACTAAAATCGCCAGCAAGGGCCAGACGCCGCGCCCCGCGAATGCCAAAGGCGGGCAACCATCGGCTGCATTGCAAACCGCCTCCAAGGACACCAAAGCGGACTCCAAGGACGCGAAAGCAAACTCACAGGGCGACAGCCAGAACGGCCCGTTTTCCTCGCTTCAGTTCTCCGGCAACAAGGGCCCGATCGACATCAAATCGGATTCGCTCGATCTCGACTACAAGGGCAACATCGTGACTTTTCGCGGCCACGTCCATGCCACACAGGCTGACGCAACTCTGACCAGCGACAGTCTGACCGTTTTCTATGGCAAGGATTTTCATGAGGTCAAAGAGATGGTCGCCAACAACAACGTGCGCATGAGCCAGGGCACGCGATGGGCGACCGGGGATCACGCGGTGCTGGACCAGGCCAAGCATACGGTGACGCTCACCGGCAGCCCGGTGGTCCACGACGGTGAAGATCAGGTTACCGGCAGCAAAATCACGGTGCATCTTGACACCGGCAAGAGCGAGGTCGAGGGAGCGCGCGCGGTGTTCTTCCCTAAGGACCAGAAAACCCGCGATAATAAGACAACCGTCGCTAAGTCGCCTTAG